Proteins encoded together in one Longimicrobiaceae bacterium window:
- a CDS encoding response regulator transcription factor, with protein MTRILVVEDNENLAFGLSTSLELEGHEVVVAADGPEGLRAAREHRPDLLVLDLMLPGMDGYRVLKTLRDEGDEVPVLILTARGEEADKVLGFRLGADDYVTKPFGLLELLARVQALLRRAGRTAAQTRAPAPEVERFGEVEVSPASRSVRRRGEPVALTPKEFDLLLALVRRQGAVASRLELLQEVWGHRAAVMTRTVDMHVAELRRKLEDDPGEPRHILTVWKAGYRLQP; from the coding sequence ATGACCCGGATCCTGGTGGTGGAGGACAACGAGAACCTGGCCTTCGGGCTCTCCACCAGCCTGGAGCTGGAGGGGCACGAGGTCGTCGTCGCGGCCGATGGCCCGGAGGGCCTGCGCGCCGCGCGCGAGCACCGGCCGGACCTGCTCGTCCTGGACCTGATGCTCCCCGGGATGGACGGCTACCGCGTCCTCAAGACGCTCCGGGACGAGGGGGACGAGGTCCCCGTCCTGATCCTCACCGCGCGCGGCGAGGAGGCCGACAAGGTGCTCGGCTTCCGGCTGGGGGCCGACGACTACGTGACCAAGCCGTTCGGGCTGCTGGAGCTGCTCGCGCGGGTGCAGGCCCTGCTGCGGCGCGCGGGGCGCACCGCGGCGCAGACCCGTGCGCCCGCGCCGGAGGTGGAGCGCTTCGGAGAGGTGGAGGTGAGCCCGGCCTCCCGGTCCGTGCGGCGCAGGGGAGAGCCGGTCGCGCTCACCCCCAAGGAGTTCGACCTCCTCCTGGCGCTGGTCCGGCGCCAGGGCGCGGTCGCGTCGCGGCTGGAGCTGCTCCAGGAGGTGTGGGGTCACCGCGCCGCGGTGATGACGCGCACGGTGGACATGCACGTGGCCGAGCTGCGCCGCAAGCTGGAGGACGACCCCGGCGAGCCCCGCCACATCCTCACCGTGTGGAAGGCGGGCTACCGCCTGCAGCCGTGA